The following are encoded in a window of Gemmatimonadota bacterium genomic DNA:
- a CDS encoding cytochrome c3 family protein: MRTRRIRRVRSGLGVLLGGVALLGSTAELGAQLISPGKLTEAHASLEGIRNCTQCHELRQKGVAAGLCLQCHTPLAGRIERDQGFHARVDTDDCASCHKEHAGREADIVRFDRDAFAHERDVGYALAGAHGTLECAQCHNRDAVADPAVRRFKAARGAGLDRTFLGLETGCVSCHREDDPHDGQFGGRACTDCHGQDTWEEAQGFDHDDARFRLTGLHRSVDCA; this comes from the coding sequence ATGCGGACGCGACGGATCCGGCGTGTACGCAGCGGCCTCGGTGTGCTGCTGGGAGGGGTCGCCCTCCTCGGGAGCACCGCCGAGCTGGGCGCCCAGCTCATCTCTCCCGGCAAGCTCACGGAGGCGCATGCCTCCCTGGAGGGCATCCGCAACTGCACGCAGTGCCACGAGCTGCGGCAGAAGGGCGTGGCCGCCGGTCTCTGTCTCCAATGCCACACCCCGCTGGCGGGGCGGATCGAGCGGGACCAGGGCTTCCATGCGCGTGTGGATACGGACGATTGCGCCAGCTGCCACAAGGAGCACGCCGGACGGGAAGCCGACATCGTCCGGTTCGATCGCGACGCCTTCGCGCACGAGCGTGATGTCGGGTACGCCCTGGCCGGCGCGCACGGCACGTTGGAGTGCGCGCAATGCCACAACCGCGATGCCGTCGCCGATCCCGCGGTGCGCCGCTTCAAGGCCGCACGCGGCGCGGGGCTGGACCGGACGTTCCTGGGCCTGGAGACCGGATGCGTCTCCTGTCATCGCGAAGACGATCCCCACGACGGTCAGTTCGGGGGGCGGGCGTGCACCGACTGCCATGGGCAGGACACCTGGGAAGAGGCGCAGGGCTTCGATCACGATGACGCGCGCTTCCGCCTCACCGGCCTGCACCGATCGGTCGACTGTGCG
- a CDS encoding AMIN domain-containing protein, with the protein MLLFPAAAAAQEPQGHLRGIQVQATGQGTQVLLTTTGLQAVRAFRLSGPARVVVDLSGLDHDLERTDFAGVRGSGIARIRSSQFDETTVRVVLDLERAVAHRLEREGDAVVVHLDTGPVRFAAWTVGVVDATTPLPPAPDPAPSAAARAASPVVEPHAVSARVPDATPAPETRQDVVVTTVTRIAGSTLYVDRGTESGLMADDTLALLAVDDAEQGGRRLHVLAAAEARAVLEFVGAPVQVTRGDRVRLSHEGQGRPTETLIDVYARAFPEGAAPAAATEVDATRSARASGRLLVDLNAVQSSTHWSDSTESGTVSRTFVTPTARLMGTVTDLPGGLRLQANLRGSYRHASGGIALANQRSLRVYELSLDRETERLQVRLGRFYSPYESFSGYWDGGVVRVGGRELGGGVLVGFQPDAWNEGFSTQLPKVSAFVDLERRTEGSGFRADGSIHRLMPREGQAAHTFLGWSQRLWWSRLTVSNDLQVDQDVNDGGWRLTELQANATLRVRTATQLYARLTRRQPYYYWLPGDPFSYLRDGAGVGASVALGGAVVGADASVNRSDVRGTSHALSGSVQLRGPGAWSTNTYLTWWSDGLGTGTTLSPTLSRSLGDVDARFGYRFYRTDSAFNRLTTHGVDGSVTFPLREGLRASVQGSGQWGGNLRNLRLYSSLWKTF; encoded by the coding sequence GTGCTGCTGTTTCCGGCGGCGGCCGCCGCCCAGGAGCCGCAGGGGCACCTGCGCGGCATCCAGGTGCAGGCCACGGGTCAGGGCACGCAGGTGCTTCTGACCACGACCGGGTTGCAGGCGGTGCGCGCGTTCCGCTTGAGTGGTCCCGCGCGCGTGGTGGTGGATCTCTCCGGTCTGGACCACGACCTGGAACGGACCGACTTCGCGGGGGTGCGCGGGTCGGGGATCGCGCGGATCCGTAGCAGCCAGTTCGACGAGACGACCGTGCGGGTGGTCCTCGACCTCGAGCGCGCGGTCGCCCATCGGCTCGAACGGGAAGGGGACGCCGTGGTGGTGCACCTGGACACCGGCCCGGTGCGCTTCGCCGCCTGGACGGTCGGTGTGGTCGATGCGACGACCCCGCTCCCCCCGGCACCGGACCCGGCGCCATCCGCAGCGGCACGCGCGGCGAGCCCGGTCGTCGAACCGCACGCGGTGTCCGCTCGCGTCCCGGATGCGACGCCGGCTCCGGAGACCCGGCAGGACGTGGTCGTCACCACCGTCACGCGCATCGCGGGCTCCACCCTGTATGTCGATCGCGGCACCGAGTCGGGCTTGATGGCCGACGACACCCTCGCGCTGCTCGCTGTCGACGACGCTGAGCAGGGGGGGCGTCGCCTCCACGTCCTGGCCGCGGCGGAGGCACGCGCAGTCCTCGAGTTCGTGGGGGCGCCGGTCCAGGTCACCCGCGGGGACCGTGTGCGCCTCTCACACGAGGGGCAGGGCCGGCCCACAGAGACCCTGATCGACGTGTACGCTCGCGCGTTCCCGGAGGGAGCAGCCCCGGCCGCGGCCACCGAGGTCGACGCGACGCGCTCGGCACGCGCGTCGGGACGTCTGCTGGTGGACCTGAACGCGGTGCAGTCCAGCACGCACTGGTCCGACAGCACGGAGTCCGGCACGGTCTCCCGCACGTTCGTGACCCCCACCGCCCGGCTGATGGGGACCGTCACGGATCTGCCTGGCGGGCTGCGACTCCAGGCGAACCTGCGCGGTTCCTACCGCCATGCGAGCGGCGGGATCGCGCTCGCCAACCAGCGGTCGCTCCGGGTCTACGAGCTCAGTCTGGACCGCGAGACCGAGCGACTCCAGGTGCGGCTCGGTCGGTTCTACAGCCCCTACGAATCATTCAGCGGCTACTGGGACGGCGGCGTGGTCCGTGTGGGTGGGCGCGAGCTTGGCGGCGGCGTGCTCGTCGGCTTCCAGCCGGACGCCTGGAACGAAGGGTTCAGCACCCAGCTCCCCAAGGTCAGCGCGTTCGTGGACCTCGAGCGCCGCACCGAGGGGTCGGGCTTCCGCGCGGACGGTTCCATCCATCGGCTCATGCCGCGCGAGGGACAGGCCGCCCACACGTTCCTGGGATGGTCGCAGCGTCTATGGTGGAGCCGCCTGACGGTGTCGAACGACCTGCAGGTGGATCAGGACGTGAACGACGGTGGGTGGAGGCTGACCGAGCTGCAGGCCAACGCGACGCTCCGGGTCCGCACCGCGACGCAACTCTACGCGCGACTCACGCGGCGCCAGCCCTACTACTACTGGCTGCCCGGTGACCCGTTCTCCTACCTGCGGGACGGTGCGGGAGTGGGTGCGAGCGTCGCCCTCGGAGGCGCGGTCGTCGGCGCCGATGCCAGTGTCAATCGCTCCGACGTGCGCGGCACCTCGCACGCGCTGAGCGGCTCGGTCCAGCTCCGGGGCCCCGGAGCGTGGAGCACGAACACCTACCTCACCTGGTGGAGTGACGGCCTGGGAACGGGAACGACGCTGTCGCCCACGCTCTCTCGCTCCCTGGGAGACGTCGATGCCCGGTTCGGATACCGGTTCTACCGGACCGACAGCGCCTTCAACCGGCTCACGACCCACGGCGTGGACGGGTCCGTGACATTTCCCCTGCGGGAGGGCCTGCGCGCATCGGTGCAGGGAAGCGGACAGTGGGGCGGCAACCTCCGCAACCTGCGGCTGTACAGCAGCCTCTGGAAGACGTTCTGA